CGATGACCACCGCCAGCCCGGCCAGCGCCATCACCACGCCGCCCGCGACCTCGGGCGGGTCCGAAAGCCGCATGAAGGCTTCGTAACCCAGCCATAGCGAGATCACGATAAGGCTCGCATAATTCACGAAGGCAGCAATGATTTCAGACCTCTGCCAGCCAAAGCTCATGCTCGGAGAGGCGCTTCGCCGGGCCAGCCTGCGCGCGCCGAAGGCGAGAACCAGAGCCATCGCATCCGACAGGTTATGCACCCCGTCCGCGATCAGCGCGACCGAATCCGCCCACCAGCCTCCGATGATCTGCGCAAAGGTCAGGACGAGATTGACCACCACCGCCCAGAGAATCGCGCGATCGCTGCCGAATTGCTCGGCATGGGAATGACCGTGACCGCCATGACCGTGGCTGTGCCCGTGGCCATGGCTATGACTGTGGCCCGAGTGATGGTGGCCGCCATGATCGTGATCCGAATGATCGTGACCGGCATGATCGGTCTGCTGATGGTCGTGCTCGTCGACATTGCGCTGATCCGCCATCAATGTGCCTCCGCCCAGCTTTCTCCGGTTCCTGCATCAACCACCAACGGTACGGAGAGTTTCACCGCAGGCTCCGCCGCGCCCTCCATCACCTCGCGGGCGGAGGCGATCAGATCGTCCACAGCCTTGTCCTCGACCTCGAAGACGAGTTCGTCATGAACCTGCAACAGCATCTTCGCAGGCATCTCGCGGATCGCGTCGGGCATCCGGATCATCGCGCGCCGGATGATATCCGCCGCAGCACCCTGGATCGGCGCGTTGATCGCCGCGCGTCGCGCGCCGCCCGCCGCCGGGCCCTTGGTGTTGATGCCGGGCGTCATGATGCGCCGCCCGAAGATCGTGCGCACATATCCGTCGCGCTTGGCGTCATCGACCGTCTTGTCCATATAGGCGCGGATTTCCGGGAAACGTTCGAAATAGGTGTCGATGAATTCCTGCGCCTCGGCGCGCGGGATTCGCAGATTGCGCGACAGACCATAGCCAGAGATGCCATAGATCACCCCGAAATTGATCGCCTTGGCCTGACGGCGGATCATCGGGTCCATCCCCTCGATCGGCACGCCGAACATCTGGCTGGCGGTCATGGCGTGAATATCGATCCCCTCGCGGAACGCCTCTTTCAGCGCCGGGATATCGGCGACATGGGCCAGGATGCGCAGCTCGATCTGGCTGTAATCGAGCGCCACCAGCTTGTGACCCGGCGTGGCGATGAAGGCCTCGCGAATGCGGCGGCCCTCTTCGGTGCGGATCGGGATGTTCTGCAAATTCGGATCGGTCGAGGCCAGACGCCCGGTCTGCGCCCCGGTGATGGAATAGGACGTGTGCACCCGCCCGGTATCCGCATTCACATGGGTTTGCAGCGCGTCGGTATAGGTCGATTTCAGCTTGGACATGCCGCGCCAGTCCAGCACGCGGGCGGGCAGATCATGCCCCTCGGCGGCCAGATCCTCCAGCACATCGGCGCTTGTGGAATACGCCCCGGTCTTGCCCTGCTTGCCGCCTGAAAGACCCATCTTGTCGAACAGAATCTCGCCAAGCTGCTTGGGCGAGCCGACATTGAATTTCTGCCCGGCAAGCTCGTGGATCTCATCCTCCAGCCCGGCCATTTTCTGCGCGAAGACATTGGACATGCGCGACAGATGCTCGGGGTCGACCTTGATCCCGGCCATCTCCATTTCTGCGAGCACCGGCACCATCGGGCGTTCCAGCGTCTCATAGGCGGTGGTGACGCGGTTCGGCGACAGCTGCGGGCGCAGCATCTGCCACAGCCGCCATGTCACCTCGGCATCCTCTGCGGCATAGGGGGTGGCCTTGGCGATCTCGACCTGCTCGAAGCCGATCT
This genomic window from Paracoccus sediminicola contains:
- a CDS encoding cation diffusion facilitator family transporter — encoded protein: MADQRNVDEHDHQQTDHAGHDHSDHDHGGHHHSGHSHSHGHGHSHGHGGHGHSHAEQFGSDRAILWAVVVNLVLTFAQIIGGWWADSVALIADGVHNLSDAMALVLAFGARRLARRSASPSMSFGWQRSEIIAAFVNYASLIVISLWLGYEAFMRLSDPPEVAGGVVMALAGLAVVIDLATAALVWRSAKDSLNLRAALLHNLTDAGVSVAVIVGGALVWAFGWMRVDPILTILISVAILWHVWGDIRPVMRILMLGAPPGTDAEKVKSAMAELPGVVEAHHLHIWQIDEKRSSAEMHLVIEDGTDFSEAIASAKRVLAERFSINHATIEVEPHGAGCADLQPG